Proteins encoded in a region of the Anopheles aquasalis chromosome 2, idAnoAquaMG_Q_19, whole genome shotgun sequence genome:
- the LOC126573428 gene encoding exportin-1 gives MAIPMIRLEEANQLLDFSKKLDIGLLDNIVACLYNSTGEQLRLAQTVLTTLKEHPDAWTRVDSILEYSQNQQTKFYALQILEEVIKTRWKILPRNQCEGIKKYVVGLIIKTSQDPAVMEANKVYLNKLNIILVQILKREWPNNWQTFISDIVGASKTNETLCQNNMIILKLLSEEVFDFCSGNITQTKAKHLKDTICSEFAQVFTLCQFVLENSLNAPLISATLETLLKFLNWIPLGYIFETKLIDMLVCRFLTIPMFRNITIKCLSEIAGLQLPNYDHVFIALFKQTMEQFDTMIPPNTNMNQIYMNGSDDEQCFVQNLAMFLCTFMRVHATLVEKRDTMDVVLKALEYLVMISEVDDVEIFKICLEYWNSLTGELYKEAYTSSQRRTFYCKILSKVRYIMISRMAKPEEVLVVENENGEVVREFMKDTNSINLYKNMRETLVYLTHLDYADTERIMTDKLNNQVNGTEFSWKNLNTLCWAIGSISGAFFEDDEKRFLVTVIKELLGLCEHKKGKDNKAIIASNIMYVVGQYPRFLRAHWKFLKTVVNKLFEFMHETHDGVQDMACDTFIKIALKCRRHFVQLQPNESCTFIEEILGTISTIICDLQPQQVHTFYEAVGYMISAQADQVQQDILIEKYMMLPNQVWDEIISQATKNVDILKEMNAVKQLGSILKTNVRACKALGHAYVSQLGRIYLDMLNVYKIMSENITQAISVNGPTINNQPLIKAMHVVKKETLTLITEWVWKSNDPQMVMDNFIPPLLEAVLCDYQRTKVPNAREPLVLSTMASIVNRLQAVITPEIPKIFDALFDCTLDMINKNFEDYPQHRINFYELLQAVNMHCFKAFLSIPPEQFKLVFDSIVWAFKHTMRNVADTGLNILMQMLQNLEQHPQAAQSFYQTYYTDILMQIFSVVTDTSHTASLQNHATILAHMFTLVEAGRITVKLGPSDDNVLNIQEYVATLLKSAFSHLTDNQIKIFATGLFNLDQDVHAFKEHLRDFLIQIKEVTGEDDSDLYLEERETELKKIQEEKRRMMMAVPGMLNPHEMPEDMQDE, from the exons ATGGCGATCCCGATGATACGTTTGGAGGAGGCGAATCAGTTGCTAGATTTCTCGAAGAAGCTCGATATCGGTTTGCTGGACAACATTGTGGCCTGCCTGTACAATAGTACCGGCGAGCAGCTGCGGCTAGCGCAGACAGTGCTCACGACGCTGAAGGAGCACCCGGATGCGTGGACGCGCGTAGACAGTATACTCGAGTACTCGCAGAACCAGCAGACAAAGTTCTATGCCCTGCAGATCCTCGAAGAGGTGATCAAGACGCGCTGGAAAATCCTGCCCCGCAACCAGTGCGAGGGCATCAAGAAGTATGTCGTCGGGCTGATCATCAAGACGTCGCAGGATCCGGCCGTGATGGAGGCAAACAAGGTCTACCTGAACAAGCTGAACATCATTCTGGTACAGATACTGAAGCGCGAATGGCCGAACAACTGGCAGACGTTCATCAGTGACATTGTCGGTGCGTCCAAGACGAACGAAACGCTCTGCCAGAACAACATGATCATCTTGAAGCTGCTGAGCGAGGAGGTGTTCGATTTCTGTTCGGGCAACATTACGCAGACGAAGGCGAAACACCTGAAGGACACGATCTGCTCGGAGTTCGCGCAAGTGTTCACGCTGTGCCAGTTCGTGCTGGAGAACTCGCTGAACGCACCGCTGATCTCGGCCACGCTCGAGACGTTGCTAAAGTTTCTCAACTGGATCCCGCTCGGGTACATCTTCGAGACGAAGCTCATTGACATGCTGGTCTGCCGCTTCCTCACGATACCGATGTTCCGCAACATCACGATCAAGTGTCTATCGGAGATCGCGGGGCTGCAGCTGCCCAACTACGACCACGTGTTCATTGCCTTATTCAAGCAGACGATGGAACAGTTCGACACGATGATACCGCCCAACACTAACATGAATCAGATCTACATGAACGGGTCGGACGATGAGCAGTGCTTCGTGCAGAATCTCGCCATGTTCCTGTGCACGTTCATGCGCGTCCACGCGACACTGGTCGAGAAGCGGGACACGATGGACGTAGTGCTGAAGGCGCTCGAGTATCTGGTGATGATTTCCGAGGTGGACGACGTGGAGATCTTCAAGATTTGTCTCGAGTACTGGAACAGCTTGACCGGCGAGCTGTACAAGGAGGCGTACACGTCGAGCCAGCGGCGCACCTTCTACTGCAAGATTCTGTCCAAGGTGCGGTACATCATGATTTCGCGCATGGCCAAACCggaggaggtgctggtggtggagaacgAGAACGGTGAGGTGGTGCGCGAGTTCATGAAGGACACGAATAGTATTAACCTGTACAAGAATATGCGCGAAACGCTCGTCTACCTGACGCATCTCGACTATGCCGACACCGAGCGCATCATGACGGACAAGCTGAACAACCAGGTCAATGGGACCGAATTTTCGTGGAAAAACCTCAACACCCTCTGCTGGGCCATCGGTTCCATCTCCGGTGCGTTCTTCGAAGACGACGAAAAGCGTTTCCTGGTGACGGTCATCAAGGAACTGTTGGGCCTGTGCGAGCACAAGAAAG GCAAGGACAACAAGGCAATCATTGCGTCCAACATTATGTACGTGGTCGGGCAGTATCCGCGTTTCCTGCGCGCCCACTGGAAATTCCTCAAGACGGTCGTGAACAAGCTGTTCGAGTTCATGCACGAAACGCACGACGGTGTGCAGGATATGGCCTGTGATACGTTCATCAAGATTGCCCTCAAGTGTCGCCGTCACTTTGTGCAACTGCAACCGAACGAGTCCTGCACCTTTATTGAGGAAATTCTGGGCACAATAAGTACCATCATTTGTGATCTTCAACCACAGCAG GTGCACACGTTCTACGAAGCGGTCGGCTACATGATATCAGCCCAAGCGGATCAGGTGCAGCAAGATATTCTGATCGAAAAGTATATGATGCTGCCGAATCAG GTTTGGGATGAAATAATCTCGCAAGCCACCAAAAACGTGGACATCCTGAAGGAGATGAACGCCGTGAAGCAGCTCGGCAGCATACTTAAGACGAACGTGCGAGCCTGTAAAGCTCTCGGGCACGCATACGTCTCGCAGCTTGGCCGCATCTATCTGGACATGCTGAACGTGTACAAAATCATGTCGGAGAACATCACGCAAGCGATCTCGGTGAACGGACCCACAATCAATAACCAGCCGCTCATCAAGGCGATGCACGTGGTGAAGAAAGAAACGCTAACGCTCATCACGGAGTGGGTCTGGAAGTCGAACGACCCTCAGATGGTTATGGACAACTTCATTCCACCGCTACTGGAAGCCGTACTGTGTGATTACCAG CGTACAAAAGTACCGAATGCTCGCGAGCCCTTGGTACTCAGCACGATGGCGTCGATCGTGAACCGGTTGCAGGCCGTCATCACGCCCGAGATACCGAAGATCTTCGACGCCCTGTTCGATTGTACGCTCGACATGATCAACAAGAACTTCGAGGACTACCCGCAGCACCGGATCAACTTTTACGAGCTGCTACAGGCGGTCAATATGCATTGCTTCAAAGCGTTTCTTAGCATTCCGCCCGAACAGTTCAAACTCGTGTTCGACTCGATCGTGTGGGCGTTCAAGCACACAATGCGAAACGTGGCCGATACCGGGCTAAACATTCTCATGCAG ATGCTGCAAAACCTCGAACAGCATCCGCAGGCTGCGCAAAGTTTCTACCAGACGTACTACACCGACATCCTGATGCAAATTTTCTCGGTCGTGACGGATACCTCCCATACGGCTAGCCTGCAGAATCACGCGACCATTCTCGCCCACATGTTCACGCTGGTCGAGGCTGGGCGAATCACGGTGAAGCTCGGTCCGTCGGACGACAACGTGCTCAACATCCAGGAGTACGTCGCCACGCTGCTCAAGTCCGCCTTTAGCCATCTGACCGACAACCAGATCAAGATTTTCGCCACCGGGCTCTTCAATCTCGATCAGGATGTGCACGCATTTAAGGAGCATTTACGGGACTTCCTCATTCAGATTAAG GAAGTAACCGGAGAAGATGATTCCGACTTGTACCTGGAGGAGCGGGAAACGGAACTGAAAAAAATCCAGGAAGAAAAGCGccgcatgatgatggcggttcCTGGTATGCTGAATCCGCACGAGATGCCGGAGGACATGCAAGACGAATAA
- the LOC126573435 gene encoding protein lingerer, with the protein MGCINSKKDVNDAHSNIFHVINLDDDGTERWSGQLEVSRTELTLYRKGKDPTTWPLKCLRRYGFNVDQFSFEAGRRCATGEGIYAFRCRRAEALFYTVQSYIQGRIYNDETTNPNDPYPIPVASNGPSVAARSVSQNNTATRSTGGGGGGGGGGGQGQQGPAMQCTFVMNRTGMATSQSLSPNGTIHSNSNQSRSTDTLAMAMEGNYLEPTPNRTGTGVATAGGPTTVVQPHTITTRFQQGLRLSSVSSGPISPDITSPGSPNSMTNILEVTTLNPLPTSHTSGSVHQGVSNLYQEFPVKDTTALQHQLHLHHHHHHVHHPIGASNVAVPGANLPGGGGGILVRTSMDVPPQELAPVAVTGTHNPSSALLCDPSIVASTAVEPCGGAGGDLPPSTPDGLDPGRMYMNVNISASVGDGNANAIPGGPAKAKKAAAFSSKSNSSLISISNFNNNNNNNSTHHSTGSFDEGQYQNVRTPTSSGPTAGGCTSVVSAAAAPTGNIFAQFHRLNSSSAVTGPDPTRFYENLEPAELKASLLRGAPRCSKPDIFSNVELPPVEHSEPCTPTATGNSVAAAAAAAAIAAAGAHVRKVNYIVLDLDQSSSSHNISGSTGSSGNGTGGVLSPTGSVPGVTLNGNGIPNGSIPIGTGGGSNGTSNGINNNNNNSTVVNLNGVATTPLIGTGTGIGERGGVVVGSVATVTTVATGVGLLPPESPKKASLGYATIDFNKTVALSNSTTPSSELDSEGSRKTRHNSTVTPLARQSNSVSD; encoded by the coding sequence ATGGGCTGCATCAACTCGAAGAAGGACGTAAACGATGCGCATTCCAACATTTTCCACGTGATTAACCTGGACGATGATGGAACGGAGCGATGGAGCGGTCAGCTGGAGGTATCGCGCACCGAGCTTACGCTTTATCGGAAAGGCAAGGATCCGACGACGTGGCCACTAAAGTGCTTACGACGCTACGGGTTCAATGTGGATCAGTTCAGCTTCGAGGCGGGTCGACGGTGTGCCACTGGCGAAGGCATCTATGCCTTCCGCTGCCGGAGAGCCGAAGCCCTGTTCTATACCGTACAATCGTACATCCAGGGCCGTATCTACAATGACGAAACCACCAATCCAAACGATCCATACCCGATTCCGGTCGCTTCCAACGGGCCATCGGTGGCAGCTCGTAGCGTTTCGCAAAACAACACAGCAACCCGAagcacaggaggaggaggtggcggcggtggtggtggaggacaGGGCCAACAGGGACCCGCGATGCAGTGTACGTTCGTGATGAATCGTACCGGTATGGCCACCAGTCAGTCACTCAGTCCGAATGGTACGATTCACTCCAACTCGAACCAAAGCCGCAGCACGGACAcactggccatggccatggaggGAAACTATCTCGAGCCTACACCGAACCGCACGGGCACAGGGGTGGCCACGGCTGGTGGGCCAACGACCGTGGTGCAACCACACACGATCACAACACGATTCCAGCAGGGATTACGCCTAAGCTCGGTCAGCAGTGGTCCGATCAGTCCGGATATAACGTCACCGGGTTCACCGAACAGCATGACCAATATCCTCGAGGTCACCACGCTCAATCCTCTGCCGACCTCGCATACGAGTGGAAGCGTACATCAGGGTGTGAGCAATCTGTACCAAGAGTTCCCGGTAAAGGACACGACGGCACTGCAGCATCAGCTCcatctgcaccatcaccatcaccatgtgCATCATCCGATCGGAGCGAGTAACGTCGCTGTCCCCGGTGCCAACctacccggtggtggtggtggcatacTGGTACGCACCTCAATGGATGTCCCACCACAGGAACTAGCACCGGTCGCCGTCACGGGAACACACAATCCATCATCGGCCTTACTTTGCGATCCCAGCATAGTCGCTTCCACTGCCGTCGAGccgtgtggtggtgccggtggtgatctTCCTCCGTCAACCCCGGACGGACTGGATCCGGGACGAATGTACATGAATGTAAATATAAGCGCCTCGGTTGGGGATGGAAATGCCAACGCAATCCCCGGTGGTCCCGCTAAGGCGAAGAAGGCGGCCGCattcagcagcaaaagcaactcgagtctgatttcgatttcaaacttcaacaacaacaacaacaacaacagtaccCACCATAGTACGGGATCGTTCGATGAGGGCCAGTATCAGAACGTACGGACACCGACCTCAAGTGGGCCAACCGCTGGAGGGTGCACCAGTGTCGTGAGTGCCGCAGCAGCCCCAACTGGCAACATCTTTGCTCAGTTTCATCGGCTAAACAGTAGCAGCGCGGTTACGGGACCGGATCCGACTCGCTTTTACGAGAACCTGGAACCGGCCGAATTGAAAGCGAGCCTCCTAAGGGGTGCTCCACGCTGCTCGAAGCCCGACATCTTTAGTAATGTAGAGCTACCACCGGTGGAACATTCGGAACCGTGCACACCGACGGCAACTGGCAATTccgttgcggctgctgctgctgctgccgccattgCCGCCGCAGGAGCCCATGTACGCAAGGTCAACTACATCgtgctcgatctcgatcagtCTAGCTCATCGCACAACATTAGCGGATCTACTGGTTCCAGTGGCAACGGTACCGGAGGGGTACTGTCACCGACCGGATCCGTTCCGGGTGTAACGCTCAATGGTAATGGCATCCCGAATGGTAGCATTCCGATCGGTACGGGGGGTGGTAGCAACGGAACGAGTAATGgtatcaacaacaataacaacaatagcaCCGTTGTTAACCTGAACGGTGTCGCCACGACACCCCTCATCGGAACGGGAACCGGTATTGGCGAGCGGGGGGGTGTTGTGGTGGGAAGCGTCGCAACGGtgaccaccgttgccaccggtgTTGGTCTGTTGCCACCGGAGAGCCCGAAGAAAGCGTCACTCGGGTACGCAACGATCGATTTCAACAAAACCGTCGCCCTCAGCAACTCGACCACACCGTCCTCGGAGCTGGACAGTGAAGGGTCGCGGAAAACACGCCACAACTCCACCGTCACACCGCTCGCACGGCAAAGCAATTCCGTGAGCGATTAA
- the LOC126573454 gene encoding TBC1 domain family member 20 encodes MERVELLNGPVEKRNRRAFEEDHSSSNSSSSGDESHEEQAASQRSVTAAVVAETTSDRGGGAARPEKCDIECATEETMSLIATQQAVAEGSTNEFEQANGKNVALVQPNNHRRSDEPTELSFEKFPENHEEKLKRIKIENALDDPKTTLETWKQFAKSEYGLINDDLRRKVWPLLVGVDPQQVDPAPSLEELNSHPEYNQVVLDVNRSLKRFPPGIPYEQRVALQDQLTVLILRVIIKYPHLKYYQGYHDVAITFLLVVGEEVAFHVMEILSTNHLVECMQETMEPTQRRLMFIYPLIRRENSALCSYLERSTVGTLFALPWYLTWFGHSLNSYRSVVRLYDYFLASDFLLPIYVTSAIVIYRQNEIFQEDCDMASLHCLLSQLPEDLPFEYLLKCAETLYRKYPPRVIEKDVETMIANEKKQRIAEEQEREYRRRYGKKPPPTVTTSLIGRFLPHLPVSRRSMVFTTAFSILVGFCAYYYRAHYMPLTGIR; translated from the exons ATGGAGCGGGTGGAGCTGCTGAACGGTCCTGTAGAAAAGCGTAATCGTCGTGCTTTCGAAGAGgaccacagtagcagcaacagcagcagcagcggagacGAATCTCACGAGGAACAAGCAGCATCCCAGCGTTCGGTAACCGCAGCGGTGGTCGCGGAGACCACCTCGGATCGTGGTGGGGGTGCTGCACGGCCGGAAAAGTGTGATATCGAGTGTGCCACCGAGGAAACGATGTCCTTGATCGCCACACAGCAGGCAGTGGCGGAGGGCAGCACAAACGAGTTCGAGCAGGCCAACGGAAAGAACGTTGCGCTCGTTCAGCCAAACAACCATCGCCGATCGGATGAACCGACTGAGCTGAGCTTCGAGAAAT TCCCCGAGAACCACGAAGAGAAActaaaacgaataaaaatcgaaaacgcgCTCGATGATCCAAAGACAACGCTGGAAACATGGAAGCAGTTTGCCAAATCCGAGTATGGTCTCATTAACG ATGATTTGCGGCGTAAGGTTTGGCCACTGCTGGTCGGTGTTGATCCACAACAGGTCGATCCAGCGCCCTCGCTGGAAGAGCTGAACAGCCACCCGGAGTACAATCAGGTGGTGCTCGATGTGAACCGATCACTAAAACGATTCCCTCCCGGTATTCCGTACGAGCAGCGTGTTGCCTTGCAGGACCAGCTGACCGTACTGATTCTGCGTGTAATTATCAAGTATCCGCATCTGAAGTATTACCAG GGATACCACGATGTAGCGATCACGTTCCTGTTGGTCGTGGGGGAAGAGGTTGCATTTCATGTGATGGAAATcctttccaccaaccacctgGTCGAGTGTATGCAGGAAACGATGGAACCAACGCAGCGGCGTCTGATGTTCATCTACCCGCTCATCAGGCGAGAGAACTCGGCTCTCTGTAGTTATTTGGAACG ATCGACCGTGGGTACACTGTTCGCCTTACCCTGGTACCTGACATGGTTTGGGCACAGTCTGAACTCTTACCGCTCCGTCGTGCGGCTGTACGACTACTTTCTGGCCTCCGATTTCCTGCTACCCATCTACGTGACCTCGGCGATCGTCATCTATCGACAGAATGAGATCTTTCAGGAGGATTGCGATATGGCTTCCCTGCATTGTCTCTTGTCTCAG CTCCCGGAAGATCTCCCGTTTGAATATTTACTCAAGTGCGCTGAAACGCTCTATCGGAAGTATCCACCGAGGGTGATAGAGAAAGACGTCGAAACCATGATCGCCAACGA AAAGAAACAGCGGATCGCCGAAGAACAGGAGCGGGAATATCGTCGGCGATACGGAAAGAAGCCGCCACCGACCGTTACGACGTCGCTCATTGGTCGGTTTTTGCCCCACCTGCCCGTATCCCGGCGCTCCATGGTATTCACGACCGCCTTCTCCATCCTGGTCGGCTTCTGTGCGTACTACTACCGCGCCCACTATATGCCGCTGACGGGCATCAGATGA
- the LOC126573478 gene encoding acylphosphatase-2, producing the protein MGVQDLQDHVLVQCDFEIFGTVQGCGFTKHCRDNCLALGIKGWVKNSKQGTIMGKMQGAKGDVGKMVEWLSKTGSPGSKIDKAEFTNWGTCSRLAFTDFAIRF; encoded by the exons ATGGGTGTTCAGGATCTGCAGGATCAtgtgctggtgcagtgcgaTTTCGAAATCTTCGGCACGGTGCAAG GATGTGGCTTCACCAAACACTGCCGAGACAACTGCCTGGCGCTGGGCATCAAGGGATGGGTGAAAAACTCCAAGCAGGGCACCATCATGGGCAAGATGCAGGGTGCCAAGGGTGACGTCGGCAAAAT GGTCGAATGGCTGTCGAAAACGGGCTCACCCGGTTCCAAGATCGATAAGGCAGAGTTTACGAACTGGGGCACCTGTTCGCGGTTGGCGTTCACGGACTTTGCGATTAGGTTTTAG